The proteins below come from a single Halobacteriovorax sp. DA5 genomic window:
- a CDS encoding HD-GYP domain-containing protein, producing the protein MRAEDIFRKSHLALNLTPFTIRELFNIPTTPCDVYIFEDGKFKHNLYRGTYVSNDTLKEMIERGHTIVFASKEQRQELKELQQDCLRQVTRSFSMGDTYQNCKNQLNLITINLRYLFEDPTDDNALNLQYQSLKVLASFLIKNPKMHEALYRFFAAQGHHYIFAQPLLSSIFLVGILKTSQLYNDKDIENFFITSYFKDIGMSAIPIDKYDKENLSEMDKVLLAKHPIISARILQGRIQLSPAHMKVIENHHTFSILDKYDSDNQYLKNLTVTGFETIMVNICDIVAAMISPRPYREALTIFDALEKVRTHISKDYPHEFKIIINYFRNFFTSSVK; encoded by the coding sequence ATGAGAGCAGAGGATATATTCCGTAAATCACATTTGGCACTAAACTTGACCCCTTTTACGATTAGGGAGCTTTTTAATATTCCGACAACACCTTGTGATGTTTATATCTTCGAAGATGGTAAGTTTAAGCACAACCTCTACCGTGGAACATATGTTTCTAATGACACTCTTAAAGAGATGATTGAAAGAGGTCACACGATTGTTTTTGCAAGCAAAGAACAAAGGCAAGAACTGAAAGAGCTGCAACAAGATTGCCTCAGGCAAGTAACTCGCTCTTTTTCAATGGGTGATACTTATCAAAATTGTAAAAATCAACTTAATCTTATTACCATAAACCTTCGATATCTCTTTGAAGATCCTACTGATGATAATGCCCTTAATCTTCAGTATCAAAGCTTAAAAGTACTGGCATCTTTCTTGATTAAGAATCCAAAAATGCACGAAGCGCTCTATCGTTTTTTTGCGGCCCAAGGTCATCATTATATTTTTGCACAACCCCTACTTTCATCAATTTTTCTTGTAGGGATATTAAAGACGTCTCAACTTTATAATGACAAAGATATTGAGAACTTTTTTATCACGAGTTATTTTAAAGATATTGGAATGTCTGCCATTCCAATTGATAAATATGACAAAGAGAACCTATCAGAGATGGATAAGGTACTACTTGCAAAACATCCAATAATTTCAGCGAGAATTTTACAAGGTCGTATTCAACTAAGCCCTGCTCACATGAAAGTAATAGAAAACCATCACACGTTCAGTATTCTAGATAAGTATGATTCAGATAATCAGTATCTAAAAAACTTAACAGTGACAGGTTTTGAAACAATCATGGTTAATATTTGTGATATCGTAGCGGCGATGATCTCTCCACGCCCATATAGAGAGGCTTTAACAATTTTTGATGCTCTAGAAAAAGTACGCACACATATTAGTAAAGACTACCCTCACGAGTTTAAAATTATCATTAACTATTTCAGGAATTTCTTTACAAGTTCAGTCAAGTAA
- the phoU gene encoding phosphate signaling complex protein PhoU — MELTVETLRKDITEMAAIVEKILHVAVDEKSTMENLYELENEINEFHKLMDDHVFKFIALKSPTAIDLRTALAIMKINSELERLGDEAVNLKRYLMRISNREKHCSIIQAEVFEMVRKSLIAFASNNIQMATDVIKADHEVNSLHRDLVKKFYQLLKDGKAEVDEGFAVIRVSKIFERCGDHATNICEDIIFLESGKDVRHTEDR; from the coding sequence ATGGAATTGACTGTTGAAACACTAAGAAAAGATATTACAGAAATGGCCGCAATTGTAGAAAAGATTCTACATGTTGCAGTTGATGAAAAATCAACAATGGAAAATCTCTATGAGCTTGAAAATGAAATCAATGAATTTCATAAGCTTATGGATGATCATGTATTTAAATTTATCGCTCTTAAGTCGCCTACTGCAATTGATCTAAGAACGGCATTGGCCATCATGAAGATCAACTCTGAACTTGAAAGACTCGGAGATGAAGCAGTTAACTTAAAGCGCTACTTAATGCGAATTTCAAATAGAGAAAAACATTGCAGTATCATTCAAGCGGAAGTTTTTGAGATGGTAAGAAAGAGTTTAATTGCCTTTGCTTCTAACAATATTCAAATGGCAACAGATGTAATCAAGGCCGATCACGAAGTTAATTCTCTTCATAGAGATCTAGTGAAGAAGTTTTATCAACTTCTTAAAGATGGAAAGGCAGAAGTTGATGAAGGTTTTGCTGTCATTCGTGTTTCGAAAATATTTGAAAGATGTGGTGATCACGCAACAAATATTTGTGAAGATATAATCTTCTTAGAGTCAGGTAAAGACGTAAGACATACAGAGGATCGATAA
- the pstA gene encoding phosphate ABC transporter permease PstA — protein sequence MKLSKSRVIKNLIFKGLLVLSALLVILPLILVFIFLLQKGSTSISLDFFLNDPKPVGEIGGGMRHAILGTLIMVSIGSLIAVPVGTLCGVYLSEYGKSKIATALRFTIDLLTGVPSIVVGIFSYLIFVVSFKSFSALAGAFALSIIILPIVTRTTEEILKLIPRHVREAGLALGLPRWRVIFNIILKGSRNSLMTGVILAISRAAGETAPLLFTAFGSMYMSYNVTGPMASLPVQIYNYAISPYKEWQQQAWAGSFTLIIIVLGLNLSAKFLFNSKKLKKFFVRKS from the coding sequence GTGAAACTCTCAAAAAGTCGTGTCATAAAGAATCTAATTTTTAAGGGACTGTTAGTTCTTTCTGCTTTATTAGTGATTCTACCGTTAATTTTAGTTTTTATTTTCCTTCTTCAAAAAGGTTCAACTTCAATAAGTTTAGACTTCTTTTTAAATGATCCTAAACCAGTTGGAGAAATCGGTGGTGGTATGAGACATGCCATCCTAGGTACTCTTATTATGGTATCAATAGGTTCACTAATTGCGGTTCCAGTTGGAACACTATGTGGTGTCTACTTAAGTGAATACGGGAAAAGTAAAATTGCAACGGCCCTTAGATTTACAATCGATCTTTTAACAGGCGTGCCTTCAATTGTAGTTGGTATCTTTTCTTATCTAATATTTGTTGTAAGCTTTAAATCATTTTCAGCACTGGCCGGAGCATTTGCTCTAAGTATTATTATTCTTCCTATTGTGACTAGAACAACAGAGGAAATCTTAAAGCTAATCCCTAGGCATGTTAGAGAAGCAGGACTTGCTCTTGGACTTCCAAGATGGCGAGTTATCTTCAATATTATTCTTAAAGGCTCAAGAAACTCTCTCATGACAGGTGTAATTCTAGCAATATCACGTGCGGCCGGAGAAACAGCCCCCCTATTATTTACGGCATTTGGAAGCATGTACATGAGCTACAATGTAACAGGTCCAATGGCCTCACTTCCGGTACAAATTTATAACTACGCAATCAGTCCATATAAAGAATGGCAACAACAAGCTTGGGCCGGTTCATTCACCCTAATTATTATTGTTCTTGGACTGAACTTAAGTGCAAAATTCTTATTCAATTCAAAGAAGCTTAAGAAATTCTTTGTGAGGAAATCATAA
- a CDS encoding response regulator transcription factor: MKALIVEDEQSIAKLIGVNLKAIGIDYDMANTGNDAITAIENNQYELFVLDRMLPDLSGVQICQYIRNTKKLKNVGILFVTALTSSESIIEGLDAGADDYITKPFDIGILKARVSSLKRRVESHHTSSPINNKNTYNHMGIKVDVDGVKTIIDEKEIKLTVSEFKILCVLISSPGKVFTRKQIVDLIKGENIYVTDRTVDTHVFALRKKLGSKSKVVETVRGIGYRVKSEE, from the coding sequence ATGAAAGCACTAATTGTAGAGGACGAACAATCAATCGCAAAACTAATTGGGGTAAACCTTAAGGCCATAGGCATTGATTATGACATGGCAAATACAGGTAATGATGCCATCACTGCTATTGAGAATAATCAGTACGAGCTTTTTGTTTTGGATCGCATGCTGCCGGACCTTAGTGGTGTACAAATTTGTCAGTATATTCGAAATACTAAGAAGCTTAAGAATGTAGGAATTCTTTTTGTTACTGCCTTAACTTCTAGCGAATCCATTATTGAAGGACTTGATGCCGGTGCTGATGACTATATTACGAAGCCTTTTGATATTGGAATCCTAAAGGCAAGAGTAAGCAGTCTAAAACGACGAGTTGAAAGTCATCACACAAGCTCTCCAATCAACAACAAGAACACATATAACCATATGGGAATAAAAGTTGATGTCGATGGAGTAAAAACTATTATTGATGAAAAAGAAATTAAGCTGACAGTTTCTGAATTTAAAATTCTTTGTGTCCTAATCTCTTCTCCAGGTAAGGTTTTTACACGTAAACAAATCGTTGATCTTATAAAAGGTGAAAATATTTATGTTACAGACCGCACTGTTGACACTCATGTTTTCGCTCTTCGTAAGAAGCTTGGAAGTAAATCAAAAGTTGTTGAAACAGTTCGCGGGATAGGATATCGAGTAAAGAGTGAAGAATAA
- the pstB gene encoding phosphate ABC transporter ATP-binding protein PstB: MANSDIILDVKNIQAWFGDFHAVKGIDLKYHKNTVNAIIGPSGCGKSTYIRTLNRIHEEVEGARVSGEVILEGNDIYAPSADPVEIRRKIGMVFQKPNPFAAMSIYDNVVIGPRLWGKKKKSELDEIAYNCLTKAALWNEVKDKLHQEGTSLSGGQQQRLCIARTLATNPPIVLMDEPTSALDPIATGKIEDLMSELKKDYTVIVVTHNMQQAARIADYTSFFILGELIEHGLSSDVFTNPKEKKTEDYITGRFG; this comes from the coding sequence ATGGCAAATAGCGATATCATATTAGATGTAAAAAATATTCAAGCATGGTTTGGAGACTTTCACGCTGTAAAAGGTATTGATCTTAAGTACCATAAGAATACTGTCAATGCGATTATTGGCCCTTCAGGTTGTGGTAAATCAACTTATATTAGAACCCTAAATCGTATTCATGAAGAAGTCGAAGGTGCACGTGTTTCAGGAGAGGTTATTCTTGAAGGAAATGACATCTACGCTCCATCTGCCGATCCTGTTGAAATTCGCAGAAAAATTGGAATGGTTTTTCAAAAGCCTAACCCATTTGCGGCCATGAGTATCTATGACAATGTTGTCATCGGGCCAAGACTTTGGGGAAAGAAGAAAAAAAGTGAACTCGATGAAATCGCCTATAATTGTCTAACGAAAGCGGCCTTATGGAATGAAGTAAAAGATAAACTTCATCAAGAAGGAACTTCACTATCAGGTGGTCAGCAACAGAGACTCTGTATTGCTAGAACACTAGCGACAAACCCGCCAATCGTATTAATGGATGAGCCGACATCGGCCCTTGATCCAATTGCGACAGGAAAGATCGAAGATCTTATGAGTGAACTAAAGAAAGACTATACGGTAATCGTTGTTACACACAATATGCAGCAGGCAGCACGTATTGCAGACTATACAAGTTTCTTTATCCTTGGAGAGCTTATTGAGCATGGACTAAGTAGTGATGTCTTTACCAACCCAAAAGAAAAGAAAACTGAAGATTATATCACTGGCCGTTTTGGCTAA
- a CDS encoding ATP-binding protein produces MKNNFFNFLKIKFLNDIIFYQTLIFCLSLLFLGTFFIINFKDNFIHSIVDQELQSLRQDGIAKMCDKQTKRTQFYILNANRTIRCAAPSFKIEDFKNIIIGEYDSDDRYIYHHRVLHSKGKSYTLFLRIESDALKLISSEVFSKLFMAMGILGILFIAGQFFLFRHYFTPLYDLFHIFRMKGVIDTTDSRDYWDYIESKSIKNFNKRRKLQRDLFNTKQYYSVIINSIDDPVVVTDSKGRVIFCNNAFKKSFAPFNGRYRGVELISIIRDYDFINLIRKNGYQANLIHNTQIALTKVSGKTNSFQLKISDIESKNKDKEILFYFSDITKLQDVNNMRRDFFENVSHEIKTPLTSIKGYTQTLKSINTDEDQQEIMDIVIQNVDRLDELINGILSLSKIENEGKIEVEEINLPSFINALINDQQLKINAKNMSVNYSNTGADTIVANGKLLYHCISNLVSNAIKYSRENTQITIESGQRENHRYIAITDEGVGIPNDKIARIFERFYRVDQSRSINTGGTGLGLAIAKHSAQKMKASIEVDSMLDKGTTFTVLFPIKS; encoded by the coding sequence GTGAAGAATAACTTTTTTAACTTCCTTAAAATAAAGTTTCTAAATGATATCATCTTTTATCAAACGCTAATCTTTTGTTTATCCCTACTCTTTCTGGGCACATTCTTTATCATAAACTTTAAAGATAACTTTATTCACTCGATCGTAGATCAGGAATTACAGTCGCTACGCCAAGATGGTATTGCGAAAATGTGTGACAAACAAACAAAGAGAACACAATTTTATATTCTAAATGCAAATCGTACGATTAGATGTGCGGCCCCAAGCTTTAAGATTGAGGATTTTAAAAATATTATTATTGGCGAATATGATAGTGATGATCGATATATCTATCATCACCGTGTACTTCACTCAAAAGGAAAGAGCTATACTCTCTTTTTAAGGATTGAGTCTGATGCACTAAAACTAATTTCATCAGAAGTCTTTTCCAAACTCTTTATGGCGATGGGAATCTTAGGAATTCTCTTTATTGCAGGACAATTCTTTCTCTTTCGTCACTATTTTACTCCTCTATACGACCTCTTTCATATTTTTAGAATGAAAGGAGTTATTGATACTACTGATAGTCGTGATTACTGGGATTATATTGAGTCTAAGTCTATTAAGAACTTCAATAAGAGACGAAAGCTTCAAAGAGATCTCTTTAATACAAAACAGTATTATTCAGTCATTATTAACTCAATAGATGACCCTGTCGTTGTAACTGATAGTAAGGGCAGAGTTATTTTCTGTAATAATGCATTTAAGAAATCTTTTGCACCTTTTAATGGACGATATCGAGGCGTAGAACTTATTAGTATAATTAGAGACTATGATTTTATTAATCTTATAAGAAAGAATGGTTACCAGGCCAATCTGATCCATAATACTCAAATCGCCTTAACAAAAGTTAGTGGGAAAACAAACTCATTCCAGTTAAAGATTAGCGATATTGAATCTAAGAATAAAGACAAAGAGATTCTTTTCTACTTTAGTGATATTACAAAACTTCAAGATGTAAATAATATGAGACGTGACTTCTTTGAAAATGTTTCACATGAGATTAAGACACCTCTGACATCGATTAAAGGCTATACTCAAACTCTAAAGTCCATTAATACGGACGAAGATCAACAAGAGATTATGGATATCGTTATTCAAAACGTTGATCGCCTTGACGAGTTAATCAATGGAATTCTTTCACTATCAAAGATTGAAAATGAAGGAAAAATTGAAGTAGAAGAAATTAATCTTCCTTCTTTTATTAATGCTCTCATTAATGATCAACAGCTCAAAATAAATGCAAAGAATATGAGTGTAAACTACTCAAATACGGGAGCTGATACAATCGTTGCTAATGGAAAGCTACTATATCACTGTATTTCGAACCTCGTATCAAATGCGATTAAGTACTCGCGAGAAAATACTCAAATTACTATTGAAAGTGGTCAAAGAGAAAATCATCGTTACATTGCAATTACTGATGAAGGTGTTGGTATACCAAATGATAAAATCGCAAGAATCTTTGAACGCTTCTATCGTGTTGATCAATCTCGTAGTATCAATACTGGTGGAACAGGCCTAGGACTTGCCATTGCAAAGCACTCTGCACAAAAAATGAAGGCATCAATCGAAGTTGATAGTATGCTAGATAAGGGAACAACTTTTACAGTGCTCTTTCCAATTAAATCTTAA
- the pstS gene encoding phosphate ABC transporter substrate-binding protein PstS yields MIKRIIALCLLLASSSTFALKINAAGASFPYAIYSKWFSEYSKIHPEIQFNYQPIGSGGGIRQLLKETVDFGASDAPMKEKDKKKAKWPVLHVPMVLGAVAIAYNHPQIPDELKLDGATLADIYLGKITKWNAEQIAALNPGVTLPSDDILVVRRADGSGTTKNFADYLVEVSTEWKQRVGTGKSLRWPTGVGAKGNDGVTSIVSNTKGSITYMDLAHARKNNIKTVALKNKSGIFINPTVEAVSASAKEFKTTGKELTGSLINSSAKDSYPISALTYILLPMVEKDQKRVEIYKFVEWAISKGQSYAKELYYAPLPTELSKKVLERVKSL; encoded by the coding sequence ATGATTAAGAGAATAATTGCACTTTGCCTACTGCTGGCGAGTTCAAGTACTTTCGCTTTAAAGATCAACGCAGCTGGAGCATCATTTCCATATGCTATTTACTCAAAATGGTTTTCTGAATACTCGAAAATTCATCCAGAAATTCAATTCAATTACCAACCAATTGGTTCAGGTGGTGGTATACGCCAACTTTTAAAAGAGACTGTTGATTTTGGTGCATCAGACGCACCAATGAAAGAAAAAGATAAGAAGAAAGCAAAATGGCCAGTTCTACACGTTCCGATGGTTCTTGGCGCCGTTGCCATTGCTTATAATCACCCACAAATTCCAGATGAGCTTAAGCTTGATGGTGCAACTCTTGCAGATATCTACTTAGGTAAAATTACAAAGTGGAATGCTGAGCAAATTGCAGCTCTTAACCCTGGTGTAACTCTACCATCTGATGACATTCTTGTTGTTCGTCGTGCAGACGGATCAGGTACAACGAAGAACTTTGCAGACTACCTTGTGGAAGTCAGCACAGAGTGGAAGCAAAGAGTTGGTACGGGTAAATCACTTCGTTGGCCAACTGGAGTTGGAGCAAAAGGAAATGATGGTGTAACTTCAATTGTAAGCAACACTAAGGGTTCAATCACATATATGGATCTTGCTCACGCTAGAAAGAATAATATTAAGACAGTGGCCCTTAAGAATAAGTCTGGTATCTTTATCAATCCAACTGTTGAGGCCGTATCAGCTTCAGCTAAAGAGTTTAAAACAACTGGAAAAGAGTTAACAGGTTCACTTATTAACAGCAGCGCTAAAGACTCATATCCTATCAGTGCTCTGACGTATATCCTTCTACCAATGGTAGAAAAAGACCAGAAAAGAGTTGAGATTTACAAATTCGTTGAATGGGCAATTAGTAAAGGCCAAAGTTATGCTAAAGAACTTTACTATGCTCCCCTACCAACTGAACTTTCCAAAAAGGTATTAGAAAGGGTAAAATCTCTTTAA
- the pstC gene encoding phosphate ABC transporter permease subunit PstC, with protein MNLLKKLGPISPSKQDKLAYITLRFFSLIVIILLILMIGQLFYASREAFSEFGFKFIFDDFWNPIDDEFGALPFIFGTVVTSLLALLIAGPVSIAVALFITEYLPKSISSILGTFVELIAAVPSIIFGLWGLYYLAPFVKDLLTPALKAVFGFLPFFQGPSFGIGILTASIILAIMIIPTITSVAREVFRSVNILHKEAALGLGATKFEMIKIAVLRPSFSGMVGALVLGLGRALGETMAVAMVIGNTPQITKSIFAPASTMASVMANEYAEAESDLHLSALCLVGLLLFVVTFVVNLVARTIVWKQTKGASK; from the coding sequence ATGAACCTACTTAAAAAATTAGGGCCAATTTCTCCTTCAAAACAGGATAAGTTGGCCTATATAACACTTCGCTTTTTTTCACTTATTGTCATTATTCTACTGATACTTATGATTGGTCAGCTTTTCTATGCCAGTCGTGAAGCATTTAGTGAGTTTGGATTTAAATTTATTTTCGATGATTTCTGGAATCCAATTGATGACGAGTTTGGGGCACTTCCATTTATCTTTGGTACTGTTGTTACTTCACTTCTTGCCCTTCTAATTGCAGGTCCTGTTAGTATTGCAGTGGCCCTCTTTATTACAGAATATTTACCTAAATCAATTTCAAGTATTCTAGGAACTTTTGTTGAACTTATTGCGGCCGTTCCAAGTATCATTTTTGGTTTATGGGGCCTCTACTACTTAGCTCCTTTTGTTAAAGACCTTCTAACTCCTGCCCTAAAGGCAGTATTTGGATTTTTACCTTTTTTCCAAGGCCCAAGCTTTGGGATTGGTATTCTTACGGCCTCAATTATTTTGGCCATTATGATTATCCCAACTATCACATCTGTTGCACGAGAGGTATTTCGTTCAGTTAATATACTCCACAAAGAAGCTGCCCTAGGGCTTGGGGCCACAAAATTTGAGATGATTAAAATTGCAGTTTTAAGGCCAAGCTTTTCAGGAATGGTAGGAGCACTAGTTCTAGGTTTAGGACGCGCCCTTGGAGAGACAATGGCCGTGGCCATGGTTATTGGTAACACTCCTCAAATCACTAAATCAATCTTTGCTCCAGCTTCAACAATGGCCTCAGTTATGGCAAATGAATATGCAGAAGCAGAAAGTGATCTACACTTATCCGCTCTATGCCTCGTTGGACTTCTCTTATTTGTCGTTACTTTTGTAGTTAACTTAGTAGCACGTACAATTGTATGGAAGCAAACAAAGGGAGCATCAAAGTGA
- the kdsA gene encoding 3-deoxy-8-phosphooctulonate synthase — protein MENKKFDLFMGTCVIESEQMCMDVCGRLLEMLEPVKDEINFSYKGSFDKANRSSIDSFRGPGLEKGLQILEKVKKQYGVQLITDFHTAEQADTVASVVDTIQIPAFLCRQTDMILAGAEACKKYDAQLKIKKGQFLSPEETGNIVKKAEEFISKDKILLTERGTSFGYNNLIVDMASFQIMKSFGVRAIHDATHCVQRPGGLGTSTGGKREQILTLAQAAVAAGADGIFMEVHPNPSEAKSDAATSLPLDQAGVIIQRLLRIRNAIME, from the coding sequence TTTGGAAATGCTTGAGCCTGTAAAGGATGAAATCAACTTTTCTTATAAAGGGAGTTTTGATAAGGCAAACCGCTCATCAATCGATTCTTTCAGAGGTCCTGGACTTGAAAAAGGTCTTCAAATTCTTGAAAAAGTGAAGAAGCAATATGGTGTGCAATTAATCACAGACTTTCACACTGCTGAGCAAGCCGATACTGTTGCAAGTGTTGTTGATACAATTCAAATCCCTGCATTTCTTTGTCGTCAAACAGATATGATCTTAGCAGGTGCTGAAGCTTGTAAGAAATACGACGCTCAACTTAAGATTAAAAAAGGACAATTCCTATCTCCTGAAGAGACTGGAAATATCGTTAAGAAGGCCGAAGAGTTTATTTCAAAGGATAAGATCCTCTTAACTGAGAGGGGAACATCTTTTGGTTACAATAATCTTATTGTAGATATGGCAAGTTTCCAAATCATGAAGTCTTTTGGTGTTCGTGCAATTCACGACGCTACTCATTGTGTTCAAAGACCTGGAGGTCTAGGGACTTCAACTGGTGGAAAGCGTGAGCAGATTCTAACTCTTGCTCAAGCGGCCGTGGCAGCAGGTGCAGACGGAATCTTTATGGAAGTACATCCGAATCCAAGTGAAGCTAAGTCTGATGCGGCCACAAGCCTGCCTCTAGACCAAGCGGGTGTTATTATCCAAAGACTATTAAGAATTAGAAACGCTATTATGGAATAA
- a CDS encoding HAD family hydrolase, translating to MDLFTKAQKYKEKLKDIKVLAFDIDGVLTPGHVWYQDDEMGFNRSSHTSDGYALKLLMKAGFKVGVISGGASKGVQERFVNNLKLDFAFLGDEDKRVAFKKVLDLGFKQEEVLFMGDEFFDVPLLKAAGFAATTPHASHEIQMYCDYVTQREGGHGAVREVIDIFRYVHGIVPEVLDFDGSPIDFKDTWPK from the coding sequence ATGGATTTATTTACAAAAGCTCAAAAATATAAAGAAAAATTAAAAGATATTAAAGTACTCGCTTTTGATATTGATGGAGTTCTAACTCCAGGTCATGTTTGGTACCAAGATGATGAAATGGGCTTTAATCGCTCATCACATACTTCGGATGGCTATGCTTTAAAACTACTTATGAAAGCAGGATTTAAAGTTGGTGTTATTTCTGGAGGTGCATCAAAAGGTGTTCAAGAGCGTTTTGTGAATAACTTAAAACTTGATTTTGCCTTCTTGGGTGACGAGGATAAAAGAGTCGCATTTAAAAAAGTCTTAGATCTTGGATTCAAACAAGAAGAAGTACTTTTTATGGGGGATGAATTCTTTGATGTTCCTCTACTAAAAGCAGCAGGATTTGCTGCAACAACGCCACATGCATCTCACGAGATTCAAATGTATTGTGACTATGTAACGCAAAGAGAAGGTGGACACGGTGCTGTTAGAGAAGTTATTGATATCTTCCGCTATGTCCATGGCATCGTTCCTGAAGTTTTAGACTTTGACGGAAGTCCTATTGATTTTAAGGATACATGGCCAAAGTAG
- a CDS encoding DUF493 family protein, with translation MDLTKLKALLDDQYEWPAVYNFKFIGNETNRDELIMAVGEKPHHEKPSKTGKYISFTFNVKCNSSDEVLTIYERVGRLHGILAL, from the coding sequence ATGGATTTAACAAAACTAAAGGCCTTATTGGATGACCAATATGAGTGGCCAGCAGTCTATAATTTTAAGTTTATTGGAAATGAGACAAATCGTGATGAGTTAATCATGGCCGTAGGAGAAAAGCCTCACCATGAAAAACCATCTAAAACAGGCAAGTACATCTCTTTCACATTCAATGTAAAGTGCAATAGTTCTGATGAAGTGTTAACGATTTATGAAAGAGTCGGGCGCCTACATGGTATACTAGCACTATGA
- a CDS encoding NAD(P)H-dependent glycerol-3-phosphate dehydrogenase — MTKDNFEYKTALVVGAGAFGTSIASILANKFENVILKVRSEDIYKDINEDRINSVYLPGIKLDANIKAILDWSELDPSEEDSLELIVSGLPTHGIRTFFSENLVRFNSYLGKGIPLISLSKGIDPDTLELSDDLLNDFFPHYRDNITFLSGPSFAKEIMEKQITLVTIAGRSKKVLMDVATKLETPYFKALPNYDIKGVLLGGALKNVLAIAGGIVEGLGYNHNTRAAMITRGIVEMLRFGKVFNARPETFYGLSGMGDLILTTTGGLSRNKTFGLEIAKGRKPLDIINSQRTVVEGYKTTKAAFLLAEKYEIRARIFKGLYEVLYNDANVEEVLSQLMQAPIKFEID; from the coding sequence ATGACAAAAGATAACTTTGAATATAAAACAGCTCTCGTTGTTGGAGCTGGTGCTTTCGGAACTTCGATTGCATCAATTCTGGCAAATAAATTTGAAAATGTAATTTTAAAGGTACGCTCAGAAGATATCTATAAAGATATTAATGAGGACCGTATCAATTCTGTCTATCTTCCTGGTATTAAGCTTGACGCTAATATTAAGGCAATCCTTGATTGGAGTGAGCTAGATCCTAGTGAAGAAGATAGTTTAGAGCTTATTGTTTCAGGGTTACCTACTCACGGAATTAGAACTTTCTTTAGTGAAAACCTTGTTCGCTTTAATAGCTACCTTGGTAAAGGCATTCCTTTAATTAGTCTTTCAAAAGGGATTGATCCTGATACTCTTGAGTTAAGTGATGATCTACTAAATGATTTCTTTCCGCATTATCGTGACAATATCACATTCTTATCTGGCCCAAGTTTCGCAAAAGAAATTATGGAAAAACAGATTACTCTTGTCACAATCGCAGGTCGATCTAAAAAAGTGTTAATGGATGTTGCCACTAAATTAGAAACTCCATATTTTAAGGCCCTGCCAAATTACGATATAAAAGGTGTCCTTCTAGGTGGTGCTCTTAAAAACGTTTTGGCCATTGCTGGTGGTATCGTTGAAGGCCTAGGCTACAATCACAATACGCGTGCCGCTATGATTACTCGTGGAATCGTCGAAATGCTACGCTTTGGTAAGGTATTTAACGCTCGTCCTGAAACATTTTATGGCCTAAGTGGAATGGGGGATCTCATTCTAACAACAACAGGTGGACTGTCTCGTAACAAAACTTTTGGACTTGAGATAGCTAAGGGGAGAAAGCCTCTTGATATTATCAATTCACAACGTACAGTTGTTGAAGGTTATAAGACGACAAAAGCGGCTTTCTTACTAGCTGAGAAATATGAAATTCGCGCACGAATTTTTAAAGGACTTTATGAAGTTCTATACAATGATGCAAACGTTGAAGAAGTTCTAAGTCAACTAATGCAGGCACCTATTAAGTTTGAAATCGATTAA